A stretch of Ciona intestinalis unplaced genomic scaffold, KH HT000811.1, whole genome shotgun sequence DNA encodes these proteins:
- the LOC104266046 gene encoding uncharacterized protein LOC104266046 isoform X1, producing the protein MTSLYSEKDTTTQLQTTTNLQSTDKTTTDTQSTGKPATYDKTLTDTQRAFTTTTNNDPLEQMKTSGEFSTIHVVMSSLGSIVGTSVVFIIGIYCKKRINNYVTVPPPLQQELHLEPTRQYYDITNERNQAQHDVTAPPPPQQGEYLEPIRHDSNDGYVTFESNQ; encoded by the exons atGACGTCGTTGTACTCAGAAAAAGACACAACGACCCAactacaaacaacaacaaacttaCAGAGTaccgacaaaacaacaacagacACACAGAGTACCGGCAAACCAGCAACGTATGACAAAACACTAACAGACACACAAAGGGcctttacaacaacaacaaacaatgaCCCACTAGAACAGATGAAGACATCGGGTGAATTCTCAACAATCCATGTCGTCATGTCTTCATTAGGAAGTATTGTTGGAACGAGTGTCGTATTTATTATTGGAATTTACTGTAAGAAACGAAT AAACAATTACGTCACTGTACCCCCTCCCCTACAACAAGAGCTGCATCTTGAACCAACACGTCaatactatgacatcacaaacgaaCGGAATCAAGCGCAGCATGACGTCACCGCACCCCCTCCCCCACAACAAGGGGAGTATCTTGAACCGATACGTCACGACTCCAACGATGGTTACGTCACATTTGAATCGAACCAATAG
- the LOC104266046 gene encoding uncharacterized protein LOC104266046 isoform X2, with protein sequence MTSLYSEKDTTTQLQTTTNLQSTDKTTTDTQRAFTTTTNNDPLEQMKTSGEFSTIHVVMSSLGSIVGTSVVFIIGIYCKKRINNYVTVPPPLQQELHLEPTRQYYDITNERNQAQHDVTAPPPPQQGEYLEPIRHDSNDGYVTFESNQ encoded by the exons atGACGTCGTTGTACTCAGAAAAAGACACAACGACCCAactacaaacaacaacaaacttaCAGAGTaccgacaaaacaac AACAGACACACAAAGGGcctttacaacaacaacaaacaatgaCCCACTAGAACAGATGAAGACATCGGGTGAATTCTCAACAATCCATGTCGTCATGTCTTCATTAGGAAGTATTGTTGGAACGAGTGTCGTATTTATTATTGGAATTTACTGTAAGAAACGAAT AAACAATTACGTCACTGTACCCCCTCCCCTACAACAAGAGCTGCATCTTGAACCAACACGTCaatactatgacatcacaaacgaaCGGAATCAAGCGCAGCATGACGTCACCGCACCCCCTCCCCCACAACAAGGGGAGTATCTTGAACCGATACGTCACGACTCCAACGATGGTTACGTCACATTTGAATCGAACCAATAG